The Halorientalis sp. IM1011 genome window below encodes:
- a CDS encoding PH domain-containing protein, translated as MPSAADAADTADVGSDSPATDPAAVDLPGRPEPIRAEIRAIPVLNPLAVAVAGLIYGLVLALVLSLWWGLGLVLSLPSPSISVRTGLILWLVGIGLAVGRDAARKARLSVTITPGWIRRSFGSRAVTVPRAEIEHVRVRTTLVDRFAGTRTVDVYDADGHRLRIPRVRASPVVLRELAAHAEPGADGRPT; from the coding sequence ATGCCCTCCGCTGCCGACGCTGCCGATACCGCCGACGTTGGGAGTGACTCCCCGGCCACCGATCCGGCAGCCGTCGACTTGCCGGGCCGTCCGGAACCGATCCGGGCCGAGATCCGTGCGATCCCGGTCCTGAATCCACTCGCGGTGGCCGTCGCCGGGTTGATCTACGGACTCGTCCTCGCCCTCGTCCTGTCGCTGTGGTGGGGGCTGGGACTGGTCCTGTCGCTACCGTCGCCGTCGATCTCGGTGCGAACGGGCCTGATCCTCTGGCTCGTCGGGATCGGCCTCGCGGTCGGCCGGGACGCGGCCCGGAAGGCCCGGCTGTCGGTCACGATCACGCCGGGCTGGATTCGCCGCTCGTTCGGGTCGCGGGCGGTAACGGTCCCCCGTGCGGAGATCGAACACGTGCGGGTCCGGACGACGCTCGTCGACCGGTTCGCCGGGACCCGGACCGTGGACGTCTACGACGCGGACGGGCACCGACTCCGGATCCCGCGCGTCCGTGCCTCACCGGTCGTCCTGCGGGAACTGGCCGCCCACGCCGAACCCGGGGCGGACGGTCGGCCGACGTGA
- a CDS encoding CTP synthetase codes for MNAVIAGPDEHDLGAALTEAGFTVTRAAGTANRPALEEAGIHDADLFVLTDAALATAIPVATDLTDDLRIVAYTTDSLPEFVKGQAHMALDPELFDPADVAEEAAEAAGD; via the coding sequence ATGAACGCAGTCATCGCCGGCCCCGACGAGCACGACCTCGGGGCGGCACTGACCGAGGCCGGATTCACCGTGACGCGAGCAGCGGGTACCGCGAATCGCCCGGCCCTGGAGGAAGCGGGCATCCACGACGCGGACCTGTTCGTCCTCACGGACGCCGCGCTGGCGACCGCCATCCCCGTCGCGACCGACCTCACCGACGACCTCCGGATCGTCGCCTACACGACCGATTCGCTCCCCGAGTTCGTCAAGGGACAGGCACACATGGCGCTCGACCCCGAACTGTTCGATCCCGCAGACGTGGCCGAGGAGGCCGCCGAGGCCGCCGGAGACTGA
- the pyrG gene encoding glutamine hydrolyzing CTP synthase produces MPTESETNYDPELGRKFIFVTGGVMSGLGKGITAASTGRLLANAGFDVTAVKIDPYLNVDAGTMNPYQHGEVYVLKDGGEVDLDLGNYERFLDIDMTFDHNVTTGKVYQHVIEKERAGDYLGKTVQIIPHITDDIKRRIREAAEGHDVCIVEVGGTVGDIEGMPYLEALRQFAHEQDDEDILFTHVTLVPYSKNGEQKTKPTQHSVKELRSIGLQPDILVGRCEDKLHPDVKEKIALFCDVPTDAVFSNPDVEDIYHVPLMVEEEGLDEYVMERLDLKAEALPEAERDNRWRELVTRETTGEVEIALVGKYGLEDAYISIHESLKHAGLEAGVDVNTTWVHSEDLADGHDGELADVDGVVVPGGFGSRGIQGKIEACRYARENDLPWLGLCLGFQMAVVEYARNVLELEDAHSAEIEEDTPHPVIDLLPEQYDMEDMGGTMRLGAHETDIDPGTIANEIYGDTSCTERHRHRYEVNPEYIDDLEEAGLVFSGHTNNRMEILELSDHPYYVGTQFHPEFRSRPGRASPPFVGLLETVLEETDTEAADPEEVEA; encoded by the coding sequence ATGCCGACCGAATCAGAGACGAACTACGACCCGGAGCTGGGTCGGAAGTTCATTTTCGTCACCGGCGGCGTGATGTCCGGACTGGGGAAAGGCATCACCGCCGCGAGCACGGGACGGCTGCTGGCCAACGCCGGCTTCGACGTGACCGCCGTGAAGATCGACCCGTACCTCAACGTCGACGCCGGAACGATGAACCCCTACCAGCACGGCGAGGTGTACGTGCTGAAAGACGGCGGGGAGGTCGATCTGGACCTGGGGAACTACGAGCGGTTCCTCGACATCGACATGACCTTCGACCACAACGTCACCACGGGGAAGGTCTACCAGCACGTCATCGAGAAGGAACGCGCCGGCGACTACCTCGGGAAGACCGTCCAGATCATCCCGCATATCACCGACGACATCAAGCGCCGCATCCGGGAGGCCGCCGAGGGCCACGACGTGTGCATCGTCGAAGTAGGCGGCACGGTGGGGGACATCGAGGGGATGCCCTACCTCGAAGCCCTGCGCCAGTTCGCCCACGAGCAGGACGACGAGGATATCCTCTTTACCCACGTCACGCTCGTCCCTTACTCGAAAAACGGCGAACAGAAGACCAAACCCACCCAGCACTCCGTCAAGGAACTGCGATCGATCGGGCTCCAGCCCGACATTCTGGTGGGGCGGTGTGAGGACAAACTCCACCCCGACGTGAAAGAGAAGATCGCGCTGTTCTGTGACGTGCCCACCGACGCCGTCTTCTCGAACCCCGACGTCGAGGACATCTACCACGTCCCGCTGATGGTCGAGGAGGAAGGGCTCGACGAGTACGTGATGGAACGACTGGACCTCAAAGCCGAGGCCCTGCCCGAGGCCGAACGGGACAACCGCTGGCGTGAACTCGTCACCCGGGAAACCACAGGCGAGGTCGAGATCGCGCTCGTGGGCAAGTACGGTCTGGAAGACGCCTACATCTCGATCCACGAGTCGCTGAAACACGCCGGCCTGGAGGCGGGCGTCGACGTGAACACGACGTGGGTCCACAGCGAGGACCTCGCGGACGGCCACGACGGCGAACTCGCCGACGTGGACGGCGTCGTCGTCCCCGGCGGGTTCGGTTCCCGCGGCATTCAGGGGAAGATCGAGGCCTGCCGGTACGCCCGCGAGAACGACCTGCCGTGGCTCGGCCTCTGTCTGGGCTTCCAGATGGCCGTCGTCGAGTACGCGCGTAACGTCCTCGAACTGGAGGACGCCCACTCCGCCGAGATCGAGGAGGATACCCCCCATCCCGTGATCGACCTGCTGCCGGAGCAGTACGATATGGAGGATATGGGCGGCACGATGCGGCTGGGCGCACACGAGACCGACATCGATCCCGGAACGATCGCGAACGAGATCTACGGCGACACATCCTGTACCGAGCGCCACCGCCACCGCTACGAGGTCAACCCCGAGTACATCGACGATCTCGAAGAGGCCGGCCTCGTCTTCTCGGGCCACACCAACAACCGCATGGAGATCCTGGAACTGTCCGACCACCCCTACTACGTCGGCACGCAGTTCCACCCCGAGTTCCGCTCCCGGCCCGGCCGCGCCAGTCCGCCCTTCGTCGGCCTGCTGGAGACCGTGCTCGAGGAAACCGATACCGAGGCCGCCGACCCCGAGGAGGTGGAGGCCTGA
- a CDS encoding cupin domain-containing protein — protein sequence MTFDRLPDLDPDAGEVIDEELAVSDDVLVKAFALGPGAELDPHVHDGAANVFHVLDGTVTVVQDDTEERITAPGVVFHERGQSHGARNETEEVAILTASLCPLPG from the coding sequence ATGACGTTCGATCGATTGCCCGACCTCGACCCGGACGCGGGTGAGGTGATCGACGAGGAACTGGCGGTGAGCGACGACGTGCTCGTGAAGGCGTTCGCGCTGGGTCCGGGCGCGGAACTGGACCCGCACGTCCACGACGGGGCCGCGAACGTGTTCCACGTCCTCGACGGGACGGTCACCGTCGTTCAGGACGACACCGAGGAGCGGATCACCGCACCCGGCGTGGTGTTCCACGAGCGGGGTCAGTCACACGGCGCGCGAAACGAGACCGAGGAGGTGGCGATTCTGACGGCGAGCCTCTGCCCGCTCCCCGGGTGA
- a CDS encoding PspA/IM30 family protein, whose translation MGILSRASYIIRSKVNGVLNRAEDPSETLDYSYEQMRDELQNVKQGIADLTTQKKRLEIQQRRLEENVEKHNDQAREAVRQDREDLARRALEKKKQKMNQIEDLESQIQQLQRQQDQLIDKKDELQNRIEQFRTKKETMKARYKAAEASKSVSEAMTGAGDEMEDVGRSIERAEERTEEMEARAAAMDELQETGAFDDALSDEDQLDRELEEIRTTGEVDAELDTLKAEMGKDEEGESEASETDVDTEPADVDPADVETPDTEETEVSDEELDAELEELREEEKN comes from the coding sequence ATGGGCATCCTCTCGCGCGCCTCCTACATCATCCGCTCGAAGGTCAACGGAGTCCTCAACAGGGCCGAAGACCCCTCCGAGACGCTGGATTACTCCTACGAGCAGATGCGCGACGAACTCCAGAACGTCAAGCAGGGCATCGCGGACCTGACGACCCAGAAGAAACGGCTGGAGATCCAGCAGCGCCGCCTCGAGGAGAACGTCGAGAAGCACAACGATCAGGCCCGTGAAGCCGTCCGGCAGGACCGGGAGGACCTCGCGCGTCGCGCGCTTGAGAAAAAGAAACAGAAGATGAACCAGATCGAGGATCTGGAGAGCCAGATCCAGCAGCTCCAGCGCCAGCAGGACCAGCTGATCGACAAGAAGGACGAACTCCAGAACCGAATCGAGCAGTTCCGCACGAAAAAGGAGACGATGAAGGCCCGCTATAAGGCCGCCGAGGCCTCCAAGAGCGTCTCCGAGGCGATGACCGGAGCTGGCGACGAGATGGAGGACGTGGGCCGGTCCATCGAGCGAGCCGAGGAGCGTACCGAGGAGATGGAGGCCCGCGCGGCCGCGATGGACGAACTGCAGGAGACGGGGGCCTTCGACGACGCCCTGAGCGACGAGGACCAACTCGACCGGGAGCTCGAAGAGATTCGTACCACAGGCGAGGTCGACGCCGAACTCGACACGCTCAAAGCCGAGATGGGGAAAGACGAGGAGGGCGAGTCGGAGGCGAGCGAGACCGACGTGGACACCGAGCCGGCCGACGTGGACCCGGCCGACGTGGAGACGCCGGACACGGAGGAGACCGAGGTCAGCGACGAGGAACTCGACGCCGAACTCGAAGAACTGCGGGAGGAAGAGAAGAACTGA
- a CDS encoding dienelactone hydrolase family protein — protein MSEERRIAGDREVRVTVDTPEADRGVVACPPHPQMGGTRSDPRLRAVGEALGERGIACLRFDYGPWDEGEGERRDALNVLASARDDYDAVSIFGYSFGAGVALLAAADAEPAAVSVLAPPASLGERDTVAALSALACPVQVLFGERDSTVDWEPIVERARERGDAVESIPGDHFFAGQVDRIGESVAAFLSGERS, from the coding sequence ATGAGCGAGGAGCGCCGCATCGCCGGTGACCGCGAGGTACGGGTCACCGTCGACACTCCCGAGGCCGACCGCGGGGTCGTCGCCTGCCCACCACATCCGCAGATGGGCGGCACCCGGTCGGACCCCCGCCTGCGCGCCGTGGGCGAGGCCCTCGGCGAGCGGGGAATCGCCTGTCTGCGCTTCGACTACGGCCCCTGGGACGAGGGCGAGGGGGAACGCCGGGACGCGCTGAACGTTCTCGCGTCCGCTCGCGACGACTACGACGCCGTCTCCATCTTCGGCTACAGTTTCGGTGCCGGCGTCGCGCTGCTCGCGGCGGCCGACGCGGAACCGGCCGCCGTCTCGGTGCTGGCACCGCCGGCCTCGCTGGGCGAGCGTGACACGGTCGCGGCGCTGTCGGCGCTCGCCTGTCCAGTACAGGTCCTGTTCGGCGAGCGCGATTCCACTGTGGACTGGGAACCTATCGTCGAGCGCGCCCGCGAGCGCGGGGACGCGGTCGAGTCGATTCCGGGCGATCACTTCTTCGCGGGACAGGTCGACCGGATCGGCGAGTCCGTCGCCGCGTTCCTGTCCGGGGAGCGATCCTGA
- a CDS encoding MBL fold metallo-hydrolase — protein MVTELGDDVWWYDLLGVNAYLVDDGTVTLVDAGNPWDGRNLVLGVDEAGYSLQDVDRVLLTHYDFDHVGGLGRLQGLDATVYVGAADEPFLTGKERPPLSKHKGALQNALGPFLKSPALTVETVADGDEIGSFTAYHTPGHTPGHVAYVSEALDAAFLGDLVRESGGKLRPSPWLMSYDTDAVEESIRDLAERAPEFSIAAMGHGTPFEERGREALDDLVDSI, from the coding sequence ATGGTAACCGAACTCGGGGACGACGTGTGGTGGTACGACCTGCTCGGGGTGAACGCCTATCTCGTCGACGACGGGACGGTGACGCTCGTCGACGCCGGCAACCCGTGGGACGGCCGCAACCTCGTGCTGGGCGTCGACGAGGCCGGCTACTCCCTGCAGGACGTGGATCGCGTCCTGCTGACCCACTACGATTTCGACCACGTCGGCGGTCTCGGCCGGCTGCAGGGACTCGACGCGACCGTCTACGTCGGCGCGGCCGACGAACCGTTCCTCACCGGCAAGGAGCGCCCGCCACTGTCGAAACACAAGGGGGCGCTCCAGAACGCGCTGGGGCCGTTCCTCAAATCCCCCGCCCTCACCGTCGAGACCGTCGCGGACGGCGACGAGATCGGCTCCTTTACTGCGTACCACACGCCGGGACACACGCCCGGCCACGTGGCCTACGTCAGCGAGGCGCTCGACGCGGCCTTCCTCGGGGATCTGGTCCGGGAGTCCGGTGGGAAACTGCGCCCCTCGCCGTGGCTCATGAGCTACGACACCGACGCCGTCGAAGAGAGCATCCGCGATCTGGCCGAGCGCGCGCCCGAATTCTCGATCGCGGCGATGGGCCACGGTACCCCGTTCGAGGAACGGGGCCGCGAGGCGCTCGACGATCTGGTCGACTCGATCTGA
- the guaA gene encoding glutamine-hydrolyzing GMP synthase, with amino-acid sequence MVDVDSFIDEKIDEISEEVGDANAIIALSGGVDSSTAAALAYEAIGAQLTPVYVDTGLMRKGETEGIRETFDYMDSLRIVEAKDRFLDALSGITDPEEKRHAIGEQFIREFETVAREVDADYLVQGTIYPDRIESEGTIKSHHNVGGLPERIDFEGIVEPMRDLYKDEVREVARDLDLESIIAERMPFPGPGLAVRIIGEVTEEKLDVAREANHVVEEELEDHDPWQALAAVIGKATGVKGDNRVHGWVVAVRSVESRDGMTARAQNVDWETLQRIQSRITGENENVARVLYDVTHKPPATIEYE; translated from the coding sequence ATGGTCGACGTCGACTCGTTCATCGACGAGAAGATCGACGAGATCAGCGAGGAAGTCGGCGACGCAAACGCCATCATCGCACTGTCGGGTGGCGTCGACTCCTCGACGGCCGCCGCGCTGGCCTACGAGGCCATCGGCGCTCAACTGACGCCGGTCTACGTCGACACGGGACTGATGCGGAAAGGCGAGACCGAGGGGATTCGCGAGACCTTCGACTACATGGACTCGCTGCGGATCGTCGAGGCGAAGGACCGCTTTTTGGACGCCCTCTCCGGCATCACCGACCCCGAGGAGAAGCGCCACGCCATCGGCGAGCAGTTCATCCGGGAGTTCGAGACGGTCGCCCGCGAGGTCGACGCCGACTACCTCGTCCAGGGGACGATCTACCCCGACCGCATCGAGAGTGAGGGGACCATCAAGTCCCACCACAACGTCGGCGGTCTGCCCGAGCGCATCGACTTCGAGGGCATCGTCGAACCGATGCGGGACCTCTACAAGGACGAAGTGCGGGAGGTCGCGCGGGACCTCGACCTCGAATCGATCATCGCAGAACGGATGCCGTTCCCCGGCCCCGGCCTCGCCGTGCGGATCATCGGCGAGGTGACCGAAGAGAAACTCGACGTGGCCCGGGAGGCGAACCACGTGGTCGAGGAGGAACTCGAAGACCACGACCCGTGGCAGGCGCTGGCCGCCGTGATCGGGAAGGCCACGGGCGTCAAGGGCGACAACCGCGTCCACGGCTGGGTCGTCGCCGTCCGCTCGGTCGAGAGCCGGGACGGTATGACCGCCCGCGCCCAGAACGTCGACTGGGAGACGCTCCAGCGCATCCAGAGCCGGATCACCGGCGAGAACGAGAACGTCGCCCGCGTGCTGTACGACGTGACCCACAAGCCGCCCGCGACCATCGAGTACGAGTAA